A portion of the Phaeobacter porticola genome contains these proteins:
- a CDS encoding SRPBCC family protein, whose protein sequence is MTDTILQKSIYLRATPAQVWAYLTDPDKLAIWFHKPQTPLVEGPYEMFGTESGKRLMWGEVLVAKPYARLEYSFTIAPMGDRSSTVTWTLDEVPGGTNLLLRHEGLPQGVEAFDLLLSLDKGWDEHLGRMRASAHEAG, encoded by the coding sequence ATGACCGATACGATCCTGCAAAAATCCATCTATCTGCGGGCCACCCCGGCCCAGGTCTGGGCCTATCTCACCGACCCAGACAAGCTGGCGATCTGGTTTCACAAACCCCAAACCCCGTTGGTTGAAGGCCCCTACGAAATGTTTGGCACCGAAAGCGGCAAGCGTCTGATGTGGGGCGAGGTACTGGTTGCCAAGCCGTATGCCCGTCTCGAATACAGCTTTACCATCGCGCCGATGGGTGATCGCAGCAGTACCGTCACCTGGACATTGGACGAAGTACCCGGCGGCACCAATCTATTGCTGCGCCACGAGGGCCTGCCACAGGGGGTCGAGGCGTTTGATCTGTTGCTGTCGCTGGACAAAGGCTGGGATGAACACCTGGGACGGATGCGCGCCTCGGCGCATGAAGCGGGTTAA
- a CDS encoding ArsR/SmtB family transcription factor → MTDPEMPAPRHSEQMAFRALADPTRRQILQLLAQDNMTIAEVAENFQMTRAAVKKHLTILDQGNLISVRVEGRARLNSLNPDGLKQVFDWFGFFDAFWDSRLALLKSEIEKDIQ, encoded by the coding sequence ATGACCGATCCAGAAATGCCGGCACCACGCCACTCGGAACAGATGGCCTTTCGCGCCCTCGCCGATCCAACCCGCCGCCAGATCCTGCAACTGCTGGCCCAGGACAATATGACCATTGCCGAGGTTGCGGAAAATTTTCAGATGACCCGTGCCGCGGTGAAAAAACACCTCACCATTCTGGACCAGGGCAATTTGATATCGGTCCGGGTAGAGGGGCGCGCGCGCCTGAACAGCCTGAACCCTGACGGATTGAAACAGGTGTTCGACTGGTTCGGATTCTTTGATGCCTTCTGGGACAGCCGCCTTGCTTTGCTCAAATCCGAAATCGAAAAGGACATCCAATGA